Proteins found in one Syntrophales bacterium genomic segment:
- the dprA gene encoding DNA-processing protein DprA — protein sequence MESDIKYWIALKLIDGVGNVGFKNLIEVFGSPENALNAPTDALKAISGITRKTALNIKGFNDWQKVDKELELADKTKVSIITADNSLYPKSLLNIYDFPPFLYVKGTLREDDINVAVIGSRMATTYGKFSTQRLCQELALRGITIVSGMARGIDSAAHTGALTGKGRTIAVLGCGIDIVYPLENKKLLEKICENGAVITEFPFSTPPSGANFPARNRIISGMSLGVVVIEAGDKSGSLITARLALEQGREVFAVPGSIDSPGSRGTHKLIREGAKLIESVHDILEEITPQIEGSKLKDKVKGNRESPGIIKPKNMKNLNDTQRTVLKSISGKPVNVDTIIAGTGFKAGDILNVLLALELEGYIEQMPGKIFKLKG from the coding sequence ATGGAAAGCGATATTAAATACTGGATTGCCTTAAAGCTCATTGATGGCGTTGGAAATGTGGGATTTAAAAACTTAATTGAGGTCTTCGGTTCTCCCGAAAACGCACTCAATGCGCCGACTGACGCTCTCAAGGCTATTTCAGGCATCACCAGAAAGACAGCTCTCAACATCAAGGGCTTTAATGACTGGCAGAAAGTAGACAAAGAGCTCGAACTGGCTGACAAAACAAAAGTTTCGATAATAACGGCCGACAATTCTTTATATCCCAAAAGTCTTCTTAATATATATGATTTTCCACCATTTCTCTATGTTAAAGGAACGCTGAGAGAAGATGACATAAATGTTGCTGTTATCGGTTCCAGAATGGCCACCACCTACGGTAAATTTTCCACGCAGCGACTCTGTCAAGAACTTGCCCTGCGCGGAATTACCATTGTCAGCGGGATGGCCAGGGGAATAGATTCAGCAGCACACACAGGGGCACTCACCGGAAAGGGGAGAACAATAGCTGTTTTAGGGTGCGGTATTGATATAGTTTACCCACTGGAAAATAAAAAGCTCCTTGAAAAAATCTGCGAGAACGGGGCTGTTATTACTGAATTCCCTTTCTCCACTCCACCCAGCGGGGCAAATTTTCCGGCAAGAAACAGAATCATAAGCGGTATGTCTCTCGGTGTCGTTGTCATAGAGGCTGGCGACAAGAGCGGTTCCCTGATAACCGCCAGGCTCGCATTAGAGCAGGGAAGAGAGGTATTTGCGGTGCCGGGAAGCATTGATTCACCCGGTTCCAGGGGAACTCATAAACTGATAAGAGAGGGCGCAAAACTCATCGAGAGCGTTCACGATATTCTGGAAGAGATAACACCGCAGATTGAAGGCTCAAAGTTAAAAGACAAAGTCAAAGGGAACAGGGAAAGTCCAGGCATTATCAAACCGAAAAACATGAAAAATTTGAATGATACACAGCGCACCGTGTTAAAATCTATCTCCGGAAAACCTGTAAATGTAGACACGATAATCGCCGGAACGGGATTTAAAGCCGGTGACATTTTAAATGTCCTCTTAGCTCTGGAGCTCGAAGGATACATTGAACAAATGCCCGGAAAAATATTTAAACTGAAAGGATAG